In one window of Chryseobacterium phocaeense DNA:
- a CDS encoding TonB-dependent receptor, protein MKKTIDFRIKFLLLLTFLSSAGLAAQVKISGTVTDAGEKPVSGAIVFIENHFSEADTDENGKFEIISDDLKSGDHITLMVHKKGFTDKALEINISGQVVTDLKINLGIKVAIVDEVYIDKIQIKDIQEQKPFAKSDIDVILGSPESSVLASMSYLPGVQQVGETGELSVRGGEGLETRYLFDGMLVNNMVGANIDGQAGGSRLSPSLFREMAIIQGGFSAEYGNALSSVVRMTSKDVAPSKNLNFLLSPFSLDTQMAMPIKAENKQSVEVGINLMDFDLYARNIKDDLDYQSLKNGPYTLTGNLFYKNNFSDKLKFRYFSNNSFTRIDALALDIDNPVQELSSRVKNLNYFNQATLTYERNANTKFFFGINNTFNTDETLYGKNGNFLLYRKDFNITQFKTSLNKKLKKNTFINTGIEYFIENSDLINGDRSVDYLNNYAGLYTELTTKLIRNLYASIGARGEYSWLVKKANLGGRFDVKYLDNANENEVGISYGNFYQQPGIVYNSNMNDLDFSRADHSILYYRYKNNGRNFSLELYHKKYSNLLLYTPEQATYNGYGYARGLDVYFRDGKTFDRMEYRISYSYTDAKRKYLNYPDEAPFHLNSKNKFTLSANYSLFDGNLLLGAFYNYASGRPYYNPGLGPDAFNSERTRDIHDLSSNLIYSFNVKNSAMLLILSVSNLLGNNKIYGYTYSENDPYIRREVSPMYRRFFFIGLNIAFGLNKNNDLIDQILKRK, encoded by the coding sequence ATGAAAAAAACAATCGATTTTAGGATCAAGTTTCTACTCCTGCTCACCTTCCTTTCCTCTGCCGGATTAGCCGCTCAGGTTAAAATAAGCGGAACGGTTACCGATGCGGGAGAAAAGCCTGTTTCCGGGGCCATTGTTTTTATCGAAAATCACTTTTCCGAAGCTGATACTGATGAAAACGGGAAATTTGAAATCATAAGCGACGATTTAAAATCCGGCGATCATATTACGCTGATGGTTCACAAAAAAGGGTTTACAGATAAGGCTCTGGAGATCAATATTTCCGGACAGGTGGTTACCGACCTGAAAATCAACCTTGGGATAAAAGTAGCAATAGTAGATGAAGTGTATATTGATAAAATACAGATCAAAGACATACAGGAGCAGAAGCCGTTTGCTAAAAGTGACATCGATGTGATTCTGGGCTCTCCCGAATCTTCCGTGCTGGCTTCAATGAGTTATCTTCCCGGAGTTCAGCAGGTAGGAGAAACCGGAGAACTGTCTGTTCGTGGTGGTGAAGGATTGGAAACACGGTATCTTTTCGATGGGATGCTCGTCAATAATATGGTTGGCGCCAATATAGACGGGCAGGCCGGTGGTTCCAGACTTTCTCCTTCGTTATTCAGGGAAATGGCGATCATTCAGGGTGGATTTTCCGCAGAGTATGGCAATGCGCTATCATCTGTGGTAAGAATGACCTCAAAAGATGTTGCGCCCAGCAAAAACCTGAATTTTCTTTTGTCTCCTTTTTCCCTGGACACTCAAATGGCAATGCCGATAAAAGCTGAAAACAAGCAGTCGGTAGAAGTCGGAATCAATCTTATGGATTTTGATCTTTATGCCCGGAATATTAAAGATGATCTTGATTACCAATCGCTGAAAAACGGGCCTTATACCCTTACCGGCAATTTATTTTACAAGAATAATTTTTCGGATAAGTTGAAATTCAGGTATTTTTCCAATAATTCCTTTACAAGAATTGATGCGCTTGCACTGGATATTGACAATCCTGTACAGGAGCTTTCCTCCAGGGTAAAGAATTTAAACTATTTCAATCAAGCAACGCTTACTTATGAACGCAATGCTAATACAAAGTTTTTCTTCGGAATCAACAATACGTTTAATACCGACGAAACCCTGTATGGTAAAAACGGGAATTTCCTTCTTTACAGGAAAGATTTTAACATCACCCAGTTTAAAACAAGCCTGAATAAAAAGCTCAAAAAAAATACATTCATCAATACAGGAATAGAATATTTTATCGAAAACTCTGACCTTATTAATGGAGACCGGTCTGTGGATTATTTAAACAACTATGCAGGCCTGTATACTGAACTTACCACCAAATTAATCAGGAATCTGTATGCCAGCATCGGAGCAAGGGGAGAATATTCATGGCTGGTAAAGAAAGCCAATCTTGGAGGCAGGTTCGATGTTAAGTACCTTGATAATGCCAATGAAAATGAAGTGGGTATTTCATACGGAAACTTTTACCAGCAACCGGGAATCGTCTACAATTCTAATATGAACGACCTTGATTTCTCGAGAGCAGACCATTCTATTCTCTATTACCGATACAAAAACAACGGCCGTAATTTTTCACTGGAACTTTATCATAAAAAGTACAGCAACCTGCTTCTGTACACTCCTGAACAGGCAACTTATAACGGTTACGGCTACGCCAGAGGTTTGGATGTATACTTCCGGGATGGAAAGACTTTCGACCGTATGGAGTACAGGATCAGCTATTCCTATACAGACGCCAAAAGAAAATACCTGAACTATCCCGATGAAGCGCCATTTCACCTTAACTCTAAAAACAAGTTTACCCTATCTGCCAATTACTCTTTGTTTGATGGCAACCTGTTGTTGGGCGCATTCTATAATTATGCCTCCGGGAGGCCGTATTATAATCCCGGACTGGGGCCTGATGCCTTTAATTCGGAAAGGACACGGGATATTCATGATCTGTCTTCCAACCTTATTTATTCATTCAATGTTAAAAATTCAGCTATGCTGCTTATTTTATCAGTCAGCAACCTGTTGGGAAACAATAAAATATATGGCTATACCTATTCTGAAAACGATCCTTACATCAGAAGGGAGGTCTCACCTATGTACAGGCGATTCTTTTTTATCGGACTGAATATTGCTTTCGGTCTCAATAAAAATAACGATCTTATTGATCAGATTTTAAAACGGAAATAA
- a CDS encoding tetratricopeptide repeat protein, whose product MKNYTSALFLFLLMAFGFIHGQTAAPAQDYNKTLLQTVKELNQSTNQEAYEKVLYKFERLNTLKQEKDWILLYNIAYCKIVLSRWKEGTADLEDAVAKLQKAARLSPNNSEILTLESRAYVLLIGKNTTKNGPKYTQQCKSNLDKAISLNKNNPRAYLVYGMYYVYFPKIVGGDPEKGCKIFNQAASLYNQTKPDPNSVKPQWGKELNEWYIKNNCK is encoded by the coding sequence ATGAAAAACTACACCTCAGCACTTTTTTTGTTTCTTTTGATGGCATTTGGCTTTATTCACGGGCAGACTGCTGCTCCTGCCCAGGATTACAACAAAACACTTTTACAGACCGTAAAGGAGCTTAACCAGTCTACCAATCAGGAAGCTTACGAAAAAGTACTGTATAAATTTGAAAGACTTAATACCCTGAAACAGGAAAAGGACTGGATTTTACTGTACAATATTGCTTACTGTAAAATAGTCCTTTCCAGATGGAAAGAAGGAACTGCTGATCTTGAAGATGCGGTGGCCAAGCTTCAGAAAGCCGCCAGGCTGAGTCCTAACAACAGCGAAATTCTTACCCTTGAAAGCAGAGCCTATGTTTTGCTTATCGGAAAAAATACGACCAAAAACGGCCCTAAATATACGCAACAATGCAAAAGCAACCTGGACAAAGCTATTTCGCTGAATAAAAACAATCCGCGGGCTTATCTTGTCTATGGAATGTACTACGTCTATTTTCCTAAAATTGTAGGCGGAGACCCGGAAAAAGGCTGTAAGATTTTTAATCAGGCCGCCAGCTTATATAACCAGACCAAGCCGGATCCCAATTCTGTAAAGCCGCAATGGGGTAAAGAGCTGAATGAATGGTATATAAAAAATAACTGTAAATAA
- a CDS encoding ATP-grasp domain-containing protein, producing the protein MILILGSHHYEQGTDPVIDWLIYYKVPFLKITLNDLFYAENGLSVNIGKRQIFYRGINLNEEVNVVWYRHFMEAYTPLLEEKDPISTRMNKETHNEISCFMEMFQEYLKDKKWFSGMDAVYLNKLTALNAAEEAGFKIPYSAILTSRREVLRLLEEQKLEKLIMKPFSDRSKSYYTIGERSYVTFVQEFSKKDAESLQDRFFPALFQEKIETDFEIRVFYLNGNCTSTAILIDGGYDTDDRKKITDSNRISVVQYALPKTVEEQLVYLMKTLNLMMGSVDLIRTLRGDFVFLEINPIGQYSYESEKNNFYTEKKIAECLMHYNKFTKS; encoded by the coding sequence ATGATTCTGATACTGGGTTCTCATCACTATGAACAGGGTACTGATCCTGTGATCGACTGGCTTATTTACTATAAAGTTCCTTTTCTCAAGATCACGTTAAATGATTTGTTTTACGCTGAAAACGGACTTTCGGTGAATATCGGGAAACGGCAGATCTTTTATCGGGGTATCAATCTTAACGAAGAAGTTAATGTGGTGTGGTACAGACATTTTATGGAAGCATATACACCACTTCTTGAGGAAAAAGACCCGATAAGCACCAGAATGAATAAAGAGACCCATAATGAGATCAGCTGCTTTATGGAAATGTTTCAGGAATACCTCAAGGATAAAAAATGGTTTTCCGGAATGGATGCAGTATACCTCAATAAGCTTACCGCACTTAATGCCGCTGAGGAAGCAGGGTTTAAAATTCCTTATTCGGCGATATTGACCTCCAGAAGAGAAGTTCTCCGTTTATTGGAAGAGCAGAAACTGGAGAAGCTTATCATGAAACCCTTTTCAGACAGGAGTAAATCGTATTACACCATAGGAGAGCGGTCATACGTAACCTTTGTACAGGAATTTTCCAAAAAAGATGCAGAAAGTCTGCAGGATCGATTTTTTCCGGCTCTTTTTCAGGAAAAAATTGAGACTGATTTTGAAATCCGGGTGTTTTATCTTAACGGAAACTGCACTTCTACTGCCATACTAATTGATGGAGGCTATGATACAGACGACCGGAAAAAAATAACAGACAGCAACAGGATCAGCGTAGTACAATATGCTCTTCCGAAGACTGTTGAGGAGCAGCTGGTCTATCTGATGAAAACACTGAACCTGATGATGGGCTCTGTAGATCTTATCCGTACCCTACGGGGAGATTTTGTCTTCTTAGAGATCAATCCGATAGGCCAATACTCCTATGAATCAGAGAAAAACAATTTTTATACGGAGAAAAAAATCGCAGAATGTTTAATGCACTATAATAAGTTCACCAAATCATGA
- a CDS encoding phosphopantetheine-binding protein, with the protein METKNADLLVEELKMKIIEEMNLVKVNPETITADTALFREGLGLDSIDALELVVIFERDYGIDVEDIEAISSHFATMGTLARFVSDNRTK; encoded by the coding sequence ATGGAAACGAAAAACGCAGATCTTCTCGTTGAGGAGCTGAAAATGAAGATTATTGAAGAAATGAATCTTGTAAAAGTAAATCCCGAAACCATTACAGCGGATACTGCACTGTTCAGAGAAGGACTGGGACTGGATTCCATAGATGCTCTGGAACTCGTGGTGATATTTGAGCGTGATTACGGAATAGATGTGGAAGATATTGAAGCCATTTCATCACACTTTGCAACCATGGGAACTTTAGCCCGGTTTGTAAGCGATAACAGAACAAAATAA
- a CDS encoding zinc metalloprotease: MADYSLVSKIDLVKVSDSFYTASYGNKIFSIGNILYEVLSLLKNEESIGDIKTKINQRYNVNINETFISSEIEKFTNKLVQTHEKRSATIDYIYLKFKLFGKNVIDKLSAPLLILFNRYLFPVLVLVSLIASVLLAYVMYTDGVWTIESSLKHSLTGIVLIYLGFAAIGLFHELGHATSSRFYGKPSEEIGFGFYLIFPVFYTDVTKIWNLGKNKRVMVNLAGIYFQLLINLLFYVLYISISNVEVKIAIKFFFLSNIILLVYSLNPFLRNDGYWVYSDFFGIPNLMSEATAFPRRLYGKLTEPVSFRQKMSFVFRNKALGIYSVLLYIVFILLIALFIWLTYQNTTGIIEMFGTFRTPEWGSFDSYYKLSHLVVGLGINIYFLIVIIKRLGKSTRRLPI, translated from the coding sequence ATGGCTGATTATTCCCTGGTTTCGAAAATTGATCTCGTTAAAGTGAGCGATTCATTTTATACGGCTAGCTACGGAAATAAAATATTTTCTATAGGAAATATTCTGTATGAAGTACTGAGCCTTCTTAAAAATGAAGAATCTATTGGTGATATTAAAACTAAAATCAATCAGAGATATAATGTAAACATCAATGAGACTTTCATCAGCAGTGAAATCGAAAAATTCACCAACAAGCTGGTTCAGACCCATGAGAAAAGAAGTGCTACGATAGACTATATTTATCTTAAATTCAAATTATTTGGAAAGAATGTTATAGATAAACTATCTGCTCCTCTTCTTATTCTTTTCAACAGATATCTTTTTCCTGTTCTTGTTTTGGTCTCATTAATCGCCAGCGTACTTCTTGCTTATGTAATGTATACCGACGGGGTATGGACTATAGAATCTTCGCTGAAACATTCTTTAACAGGAATTGTTCTGATCTATCTGGGTTTTGCCGCCATCGGACTGTTTCATGAACTCGGCCATGCCACTTCATCAAGGTTCTATGGCAAACCCTCTGAAGAAATAGGATTCGGCTTTTATCTGATATTCCCCGTTTTTTATACGGACGTGACCAAAATATGGAATCTGGGGAAAAACAAGAGGGTAATGGTCAATCTTGCAGGCATCTATTTCCAGCTGCTCATTAATCTTCTTTTTTATGTATTGTATATATCCATCAGCAATGTAGAGGTGAAAATAGCGATTAAATTCTTCTTTCTGTCCAATATTATCCTGCTGGTCTATTCTTTAAATCCCTTTTTAAGAAATGACGGATATTGGGTATACAGTGATTTTTTCGGCATTCCGAATCTGATGAGTGAAGCAACAGCCTTTCCACGGAGATTATACGGTAAACTTACTGAGCCTGTTTCTTTCAGGCAGAAAATGAGTTTCGTGTTCCGCAATAAGGCTCTCGGAATCTATTCTGTATTGCTGTATATTGTTTTTATTCTGTTGATTGCTTTATTCATCTGGCTTACCTATCAGAATACAACAGGAATCATTGAAATGTTCGGTACTTTCAGGACACCTGAGTGGGGATCATTTGATTCTTATTATAAGCTAAGTCATCTTGTGGTAGGGCTTGGAATCAATATTTATTTTTTAATTGTCATTATTAAAAGACTTGGGAAAAGTACCCGTAGACTTCCCATCTAA
- a CDS encoding CPBP family glutamic-type intramembrane protease, whose amino-acid sequence MKQNRFLRIIVFFVIATVLSNLFRFDVFSLKENLQTLPEWMYIILITLLEGSGILVGTVIAFCFFYKRKESDATLFGTSPGYSILMMTVPVILFTVIGVSNSISMNSHFYGFFTILCTLVYCIIEEYGWRGYLQGELQDLKPWKKYVLIGLIWYTWHLPFLTETNILNNLLFLGGLILGSWGIGQVVISTRSICACACFHLLVQILLYNSLIKNGIDPKQKQIIIGVCIILWILIIKRWEKANKNRQPELKK is encoded by the coding sequence ATGAAACAAAACAGATTCCTGAGGATTATAGTATTTTTTGTCATCGCTACCGTCTTATCCAACCTGTTCCGGTTCGATGTATTTTCTTTAAAGGAAAATTTACAGACCCTTCCTGAGTGGATGTACATCATCCTTATTACTTTGCTGGAAGGGAGCGGTATACTCGTAGGAACTGTTATAGCTTTTTGCTTCTTTTATAAAAGAAAAGAGTCGGATGCCACTCTTTTTGGGACTTCGCCCGGATACAGCATTCTGATGATGACAGTGCCGGTAATTCTCTTCACTGTGATCGGCGTTAGCAACAGCATCAGTATGAACAGCCATTTCTATGGCTTTTTTACCATTTTGTGTACATTAGTATATTGTATTATTGAGGAATACGGCTGGCGGGGATATCTCCAGGGGGAACTTCAGGACCTGAAACCCTGGAAAAAATATGTTCTTATCGGGCTTATTTGGTATACATGGCACCTGCCGTTTCTAACAGAAACCAACATCTTAAACAATCTGCTTTTTCTGGGTGGATTGATCCTCGGAAGCTGGGGAATCGGGCAGGTCGTTATTTCAACACGCTCCATCTGTGCCTGTGCCTGCTTCCATCTTCTTGTACAGATTTTATTATATAATTCATTGATTAAAAACGGAATAGATCCTAAGCAGAAACAGATTATAATTGGCGTATGCATTATTCTCTGGATACTGATCATTAAAAGATGGGAAAAAGCCAATAAAAACAGGCAGCCGGAATTAAAAAAATAA
- a CDS encoding N-acetylmuramidase domain-containing protein, protein MKLLKYNTKAPEVLTLCEILYQLGYSVKISDSFTLEVDAAVKDFQQKNSLVVDGIAGVKTWAVLLEKDPRPVSQTDKFLKESDLTSFAAEYNLELAAVKAVNEIESSGKGFLINNKPKILFEGHVFWNELKKRGIDPNSYYNSESRNVLYPKWTRAHYQGGVKEYDRLNEAIGLNNNPSFKEAALSSASWGSFQIMGYHAENLGYPNVDDFVSRMEMNEGEHLKAFGKFLEKNGCLVHLRNKNWAGFARLYNGAGYKENKYDEKLAKAYAKYSQN, encoded by the coding sequence ATGAAACTTTTAAAATATAACACAAAAGCACCGGAAGTGCTCACGTTGTGCGAGATCCTCTATCAACTTGGGTACAGCGTTAAAATATCGGATTCATTCACCCTGGAAGTGGATGCTGCGGTAAAGGATTTCCAGCAAAAAAACTCGCTGGTTGTGGACGGAATAGCAGGTGTTAAAACCTGGGCCGTCCTCCTTGAAAAAGATCCAAGACCTGTCAGTCAGACGGATAAATTCCTTAAAGAAAGTGACCTGACCAGTTTCGCAGCTGAATACAACCTTGAACTGGCAGCCGTTAAAGCCGTCAATGAGATTGAAAGCAGCGGTAAAGGGTTTTTGATCAATAATAAGCCTAAAATCCTGTTTGAAGGCCATGTTTTCTGGAACGAACTTAAAAAAAGAGGCATTGATCCCAATTCTTATTATAATTCCGAAAGCCGGAACGTTCTTTATCCAAAATGGACCAGAGCGCATTATCAGGGCGGTGTAAAAGAATATGACCGTCTGAATGAAGCCATCGGCCTGAATAATAACCCAAGTTTTAAAGAGGCTGCATTATCTTCTGCTTCATGGGGAAGTTTCCAGATCATGGGGTATCATGCCGAAAATCTGGGTTATCCGAATGTAGACGATTTCGTTTCCAGAATGGAAATGAATGAAGGGGAACATCTAAAAGCATTTGGAAAATTCCTGGAGAAAAACGGATGCCTGGTCCATCTCAGAAATAAAAACTGGGCAGGTTTTGCAAGGCTTTACAATGGAGCCGGATACAAGGAAAATAAATACGATGAAAAGCTTGCTAAAGCTTATGCTAAATATTCTCAGAATTAA
- a CDS encoding energy transducer TonB — protein sequence MKHLNQNQEFRFNEVLFEHRNKEYGAYVLRNESDRLLTKALFVGVSLLAAISITPFVISAFSNDAPSEGPGGVVIEFVEPVVPPDVPVTPPVKINPIETAPQRVRQYDATVPTPSSTAPDDTKKTTIPDDAVAGLKNDFTAEPVKNDSYTPIISDGIGKGPIAPPRIDPPKPQPDNNEIANPGELSAEAVFAGGIDAFRNKVMNNFDGSQFEDSGETMKTVITFIVEKDGTISGLKANGKEAGFNSEAIRTIKSIKGLWKPAKNKQGENVRSYFKFPISMNFE from the coding sequence ATGAAACACCTAAACCAAAACCAGGAATTTCGCTTTAACGAAGTTCTTTTCGAGCACCGCAACAAAGAATACGGAGCTTATGTATTAAGAAATGAATCAGATCGGTTATTAACCAAGGCGCTTTTTGTCGGAGTAAGCTTACTGGCTGCTATTTCAATAACACCGTTTGTGATTTCGGCGTTTAGTAATGATGCGCCGTCTGAAGGACCGGGCGGAGTGGTAATTGAGTTTGTAGAACCTGTTGTTCCGCCAGATGTCCCTGTTACTCCTCCTGTAAAAATTAATCCTATAGAAACCGCTCCTCAGAGAGTAAGACAATATGATGCGACGGTGCCTACACCATCTAGTACAGCACCGGATGATACAAAAAAAACTACCATTCCTGATGATGCAGTGGCTGGTTTAAAAAATGATTTTACGGCAGAGCCTGTTAAAAATGATTCGTATACACCAATAATTAGTGATGGTATTGGAAAAGGACCAATTGCACCTCCGCGTATAGATCCACCAAAACCTCAACCAGATAACAACGAGATAGCAAATCCGGGCGAGCTAAGTGCTGAAGCTGTATTTGCAGGAGGAATTGATGCATTCAGAAATAAAGTGATGAACAATTTTGACGGTTCCCAGTTTGAAGATAGTGGAGAAACCATGAAAACAGTGATCACCTTTATTGTGGAAAAAGACGGAACCATTTCCGGACTTAAAGCCAACGGCAAAGAGGCTGGGTTCAATAGTGAAGCCATCAGAACCATTAAAAGTATTAAAGGATTGTGGAAACCTGCTAAAAATAAGCAGGGTGAAAATGTAAGAAGTTATTTTAAATTTCCGATTTCCATGAACTTTGAATAA